In the genome of Populus trichocarpa isolate Nisqually-1 chromosome 6, P.trichocarpa_v4.1, whole genome shotgun sequence, one region contains:
- the LOC18100418 gene encoding protein tesmin/TSO1-like CXC 5: MGESEGSEFPPKKLQQSETADFPAKKLARQLDFTQGVLPELQPSPVVVTPASAQCQPQPQPHPQPQPQVVSIPVAPQQQTQQQPAARAVKPESPKSRPRLNAELKDGTPKKQKQCNCKHSRCLKLYCECFASGTYCDGCNCVNCYNNVENEAARREAVEATLERNPNAFRPKIASSPHGTRDSREETGEGLVFVKHNKGCHCKKSGCLKKYCECFQANILCSENCKCMDCKNFEGSEERQALFHGDHGNNMAYIQQAANAAITGAIGSSGYASLPVSRKRKGQELFFGQTVKDPSFHRLGHFQQASHIRPAAPSSPLPSNPVARAGNTTTLGSSKITYRSLLADIIQSQDLKELCSVLVVLSGEAAKTLSDQRNSMKKRVEDQRDTFLASSTQERLQSQKEIDADKIVSNDCSSANHEGGLDDSSLDGVDMPKGRPMSPGTMALMCDEQDTIFMAAASPNGLMGHGCDSSSQLPCGQGMTEAHAEQERIVLMKFRDCLNRLITFGEIKETKCSSLARTELGNEKGPPSTGLANTRTRTGSQQGPFSNGVVKVPATAKPPQMVTSIVATSSSDLKKIPSLPQNGDNKLKS, translated from the exons atGGGGGAAAGTGAGGGAAGCGAATTCCCTCCAAAAAAGCTGCAGCAATCGGAGACTGCAGATTTTCCGGCCAAAAAGCTAGCCAGACAGCTAGATTTCACACAGGGTGTCCTTCCTGAATTGCAACCATCGCCTGTGGTGGTTACCCCGGCGTCCGCGCAGTGCCAGCCGCAGCCGCAGCCTCACCCACAACCGCAACCACAGGTGGTTTCGATTCCAGTGGCACCGCAACAGCAGACGCAGCAGCAGCCAGCAGCGAGGGCCGT GAAACCAGAATCACCAAAATCAAGACCAAGACTGAATGCTGAATTGAAAGATGGCACTCCGAAGAAGCAAAAACAGTGCAACTGTAAACACTCTCGGTGCTTAAAGCT TTATTGTGAGTGCTTTGCCTCTGGAACATACTGTGATGGGTGCAATTGCGTTAATTGTTATAACAATGTTGAAAATGAGGCTGCCAGGCGAGAAGCTGTCGAAGCAACTTTAGAGCGTAATCCAAATGCATTCAGGCCAAAAATTGCAAGCAGCCCACATGGAACACGGGATAGTCGG GAAGAGACTGGGGAAGGATTGGTGTTTGTAAAGCACAATAAGGGATGTCACTGCAAGAAATCTGGATGTCTCAAAAAGTACTGTGAATGTTTCCAAGCAAACATTCTTTGTTCTGAAAATTGTAAATGCATGGACTGCAAGAATTTTGAAGGAAGCGAAGAGAGACAGGCTCTCTTTCATGGTGACCATGGCAACAACATGGCATATATTCAACAGGCTGCAAATGCTGCAATAACTGGGGCTATTGGATCTTCTGGCTATGCTTCCCTGCCTGTATCTAGGAAGAGAAAAGGTCAGGAGCTTTTCTTTGGGCAGACAGTCAAGGATCCGTCATTTCACAGGCTTGGACATTTTCAACAG GCTAGCCACATCAGGCCTGCTGCACCCTCCTCTCCATTGCCTTCTAATCCTGTTGCTCGAGCTGGTAACACTACAACATTGGGCTCATCAAAAATCACATACAG GTCTCTCTTGGCAGACATTATCCAATCACAGGACTTAAAAGAACTTTGCTCAGTTTTAGTGGTTCTGTCAGGAGAAGCTGCCAAGACGCTTTCAG ACCAaagaaattcaatgaaaaaGCGAGTAGAAGATCAAAGAGACACTTTTCTTGCTTCATCTACCCAAGAAAGGTTGCAGAGCCAGAAGGAAATTGATGCTGATAAAATTGTTTCTAATGATTGTTCGAGTGCAAACCATGAAGGAGGCCTTGACGATTCCAGCTTAGATGGTGTTGATATGCCAAAAGGAAGGCCAATGTCTCCTGGGACTATGGCATTGATGTGCGATGAACAAGATACGATCTTTATGGCTGCTGCTTCCCCCAATGGGTTGATGGGCCATGGCTGCGACAGTTCTTCACAACTGCCTTGTGGACAAGGCATGACAGAGGCTCATGCAGAGCAAGAAAGAATTGTTTTAATGAAGTTTCGAGATTGCCTTAATAGGCTCATCACATTCGGGGAAATAAAAG AAACGAAGTGTTCATCATTAGCCAGAACTGAGCTGGGGAATGAAAAAGGTCCACCCAGCACAGGTTTAGCAAATACCAGAACTCGAACAGGGAGTCAACAGGGACCCTTTAGCAATGGGGTTGTTAAAGTTCCAGCAACTGCCAAACCACCCCAGATGGTTACTTCTATAGTTGCCACCTCTAGCagtgatcttaaaaaaattcctaGCCTCCCACAAAATGGAGATAACAAGCTGAAGTCTTGA